Proteins co-encoded in one Neodiprion lecontei isolate iyNeoLeco1 chromosome 3, iyNeoLeco1.1, whole genome shotgun sequence genomic window:
- the LOC107223867 gene encoding transmembrane protease serine 9 has protein sequence MALSLFLLALCLLSGFSVQASISGRIVGGEIAEVNEFPWHVSLRVPGGHICSGSLVSLQHVLTAAHCVSGINITELIVVAGSNSLVSGGVTRGVRTIYIHSQYSSPEPAYHVQDVAVLVLSEAVVESESVRSIALAIEDVPVGAVAVTSGWGRTLPESGVLPTDLQKLNTTILNQTVCQTQWGNTSINVDHLCGAQTSSSGVCNGDSGGALVYNNQVVGIVSWANPCGWGYPDVYTRVYYYLYWIGWYVHNTELETPTVEESTSHQPSLRDANHAMTIFFACFAVRKFLSAQTRQCQERLIDLCQSNSTPFVPRICVVTGVRKMMRLALVVLVLFSLSSGTRGWNLERIVGGEAAADGEFPWQVSLRNSGRHFCGGSLISLQHVLTAAHCMVTKDIDAVTVITGTTSLASGGETHAVKNITWHSSYVGSSDSYRYDVSVLTLQAAITESDVQRPIALATEDPPVGAEAVVSGWGRVLYPSSSLPTALQKMSLMLINTTECQSYWSLTIYDDHVCGIKEYGVAVCNGDSGGPLVYNDQVVGIVSWGNPCANGVPDVYTRVYSYLSWIGAIVYNTEVAKDQETGLHFDLET, from the exons ATGGCGCTGAGTCTCTTCCTTCTTGCCCTCTGCCTGCTTTCCGGATTCTCGGTTCAGG CATCTATCTCCGGGAGAATCGTCGGTGGGGAAATTGCCGAAGTTAATGAATTCCCCTGGCATGTCTCGCTCAGGGTTCCCGGAGGTCACATTTGCTCAGGATCACTGGTCTCACTTCAGCACGTTCTTACCGCCGCCCACTGCGTCAGCGGTATCAATATCACGGAGTTGATCGTCGTGGCTGGATCCAACAG CCTGGTAAGCGGTGGTGTGACACGTGGGGTTAGAACCATTTACATTCACTCTCAGTACTCCAGTCCTGAACCAGCCTATCATGTCCAGGACGTCGCTGTGCTCGTC CTGAGTGAAGCGGTCGTGGAGTCGGAGTCCGTCCGGTCGATCGCTTTGGCGATAGAAGACGTTCCCGTGGGAGCGGTGGCAGTGACTTCAGGATGGGGAAGGACGTTGCCGGAAAGTGGTGTGCTGCCGACGGACCTGCAGAAGTTGAACACGACGATACTGAACCAGACCGTTTGTCAGACACAGTGGGGAAACACGTCGATAAACGTCGACCATCTCTGCGGGGCCCAAACGTCCAGTTCAGGCGTCTGTAAC GGTGACAGCGGCGGCGCTCTGGTCTACAACAACCAGGTCGTCGGCATCGTTTCCTGGGCGAATCCCTGCGGCTGGGGATATCCGGACGTCTACACGCGAGTTTATTATTACCTCTACTGGATCGGATGGTACGTTCACAACACGGAGCTCGAGACACCGACGGTTGAAGAGTCGACGAGCCACCAACCTTCGCTGAGAGATGCTAACCACGCGATGACGATATTCTTCGCGTGCTTCGCTGTCAGGAAATTTTTGTCTGCTCAA ACTCGCCAATGTCAAGAGCGGTTGATCGATCTGTGCCAATCGAATTCCACACCGTTCGTTCCAAGAATCTGCGTAGTCACGGGTGTCCGAAAAATGATGAGACTAGCGCTAGTGGTTCTCGTTCTCTTTTCACTGTCGAGCGGAACACGAG GGTGGAACCTGGAGCGAATCGTTGGCGGTGAGGCGGCAGCCGATGGTGAATTCCCGTGGCAAGTGTCCCTCAGGAATTCCGGTCGTCACTTTTGCGGGGGAAGCCTGATATCCCTGCAACACGTCCTGACCGCCGCGCACTGCATGGTGACCAAGGATATCGACGCGGTAACCGTGATAACGGGGACCACCAG tttGGCAAGCGGTGGCGAGACCCACGCGGTCAAGAATATAACGTGGCACTCTAGCTACGTTGGAAGCTCGGATTCCTATCGCTACGACGTCTCCGTCCTGACG CTCCAGGCCGCGATCACGGAGTCCGATGTCCAGCGGCCCATCGCCCTGGCCACCGAGGACCCACCCGTCGGTGCTGAGGCCGTTGTTTCGGGCTGGGGCCGAGTCCTCTATCCAAGCAGTTCGCTGCCCACCGCTCTCCAAAAGATGAGCCTGATGTTGATAAACACGACCGAGTGCCAGAGTTACTGGAGCTTGACGATCTACGACGACCACGTATGCGGGATCAAGGAGTACGGAGTCGCCGTCTGCAAC GGCGACAGTGGTGGTCCTCTCGTGTACAACGACCAAGTCGTCGGCATCGTCTCCTGGGGAAATCCCTGCGCTAACGGAGTCCCCGACGTCTATACGAGGGTCTACAGCTACCTCAGTTGGATCGGTGCCATCGTCTACAATACGGAAGTCGCGAAGGACCAGGAGACCGGGCTGCATTTTGACCTAGAGACGTAG